Genomic segment of Ignavibacteriales bacterium:
AGACAATACGATGGTTGGCGGCGGGTACCGGGTTACAAAAGATATTCCACCTTACATTCGGTCTGGCCGAGAGCCGATGGTCTTTGAAGGATTAAATTCTGTAGGATTGCGCCGTCGCGGTTTTCATCGGGAGGCAATTGAATTCATAGACAAAGCGTATACTCTCATCTATCTCTCCAACTTGAATGTTTCGCAAGCAGTTGTAAGAATCAAGGAAGAATTGGAGCAGATACCCGAGATTCAAAACATTTTAAATTTCATAGCAAGCAGTAAGCGCGGTATCATTCCGGGTCCTAGTCATCACTAGGAAGAATATGAATTGGCGATTTGAAAACACCGGTGTTCGTTCTGGTGTTTTTAATATGGAATATGACGAAGCCCTTGCTCGAGCGCTCGTCGAAGGTACAGGTAATCCCACTATTCGTGTGTACGGCTGGCAGCCGTTTGCCATCTCGCTCGGTTGGAATCAATCGATAGATGAAATTGATGTCAATAAAACATCGGCAGCAGGCATCGATGTCGTTCGTCGCCCCACTGGTGGTCGCGCAATATTGCATGCAAACGAATTGACCTACAGTGTCGTTATGCGAGTGCATAATAAAAACGTTCTTACTGTCTATGAGGATATTAGCCGCGCGCTTGTTGCCGGATTGCAAGAGCTTGGTGCGCCTGTCGCTATAGAGAAAAGTCAGCCGCATTTTCCATCGCTCTATCGTTCTGCTTCCGCAGTGGCGTGCTTTTCGAGTACCGGACGTTATGAAATTAAATGTAACGGTAAAAAACTTGTCGGCAGTGCTCAACGCCGCTATGCTGCAGGTGATGGCGAAGAAGTGGTACTACAGCACGGTTCGATCCTGATAGGATCCGAACACAAACAAATGGTAGAATTTCTCAATCTTCCATCTGAAGAACAGCGTGTTGCTTTGTTGCAGGAGCTTGATGAAAAAACAACGGAGCTGTCAACGGTTTTAAATCGCAACGTACATTATGATGAAACAGCAGATGCAATTCTGCATGGATTTCGGAAGGCATGGTTCATATCTCCGGAAATTGTTAGTACGATTGATAAAGAACAAAAGGTGACCATATGAAAAATTCATCCACGACATCAGGTCCTAAGAAAATTACAACAAAAGTCATCGCGGCGATGAAAAAAGACGGATCGCGGATCGCGTGTCTGACGGCCTACGATTATCTTACAGCCCGTCTGCTCGATCAATCGGGCATAGATTTGATTCTTGTCGGCGATTCACTTGGTATGGTTTTTCAAGGGCAGGAAACAACATTGCCGGTGACACTTGACGAAATGATTTATCATGCGAAGACAGTTGTTCGCGGCGTCGATCGGGCGATGGTCATTATTGATATGCCATTCATGTCCTATCAGGCAAATGATGAAGAAGGATTTCGCAATGCGGGTCGTATCATGAAAGAAACCGGCGCCGGCGGTGTGAAACTTGAAGGCGGCGAACGTACCGCTCATTTAGTGCATATGATGATGCGTGCTGGAATTCCGGTGATGGGGCATCTTGGATTGACACCACAGTCGATTCATCAGTTCGGCGGCTTTACTCCGCGCGGTGCGACTCCATCGGAGGCGAAACAGCTGCTCAAAGATGCGAAAATTTTGGAAGACGCCGGTGCATTTGGCGTGGTACTCGAAAAAATTCCATCAGAGCTTGCGGCGAAAGTGACGAAATCCAT
This window contains:
- a CDS encoding lipoate--protein ligase family protein, with amino-acid sequence MNWRFENTGVRSGVFNMEYDEALARALVEGTGNPTIRVYGWQPFAISLGWNQSIDEIDVNKTSAAGIDVVRRPTGGRAILHANELTYSVVMRVHNKNVLTVYEDISRALVAGLQELGAPVAIEKSQPHFPSLYRSASAVACFSSTGRYEIKCNGKKLVGSAQRRYAAGDGEEVVLQHGSILIGSEHKQMVEFLNLPSEEQRVALLQELDEKTTELSTVLNRNVHYDETADAILHGFRKAWFISPEIVSTIDKEQKVTI
- the panB gene encoding 3-methyl-2-oxobutanoate hydroxymethyltransferase, yielding MKNSSTTSGPKKITTKVIAAMKKDGSRIACLTAYDYLTARLLDQSGIDLILVGDSLGMVFQGQETTLPVTLDEMIYHAKTVVRGVDRAMVIIDMPFMSYQANDEEGFRNAGRIMKETGAGGVKLEGGERTAHLVHMMMRAGIPVMGHLGLTPQSIHQFGGFTPRGATPSEAKQLLKDAKILEDAGAFGVVLEKIPSELAAKVTKSIKIPTIGIGAGLHCDGQILVVSDMLGLYEDFHPRFVRYYAHLADTIRQSVGGYVKDVKEEKFPTQKESY